ATCACACTGCGGACGATTCGTCTTCTGCAGGTGATGGAAGGAAAGGTGGGGATTTCATTCTTCGTGTTCACCGTCGGTTTTAATTTCTGTACATACAGAGCCTCTAAGAATTGCTGTAGGCGATTGTCAGGACGGCAGCtaagattttgactgattttaacAGTGTAAGGCGGTTTaagttatttttgtgtttttccctGAAGTGCTTCAATATTGCGTCTTCCCGCAGATGGCAAGGATGACATTTGGATAGACGGATGGTCGTCGAACTGACATATGAATGAGGGTATCTCCTATTTTAAAATGTGAATCGCTATACGATTTTCTGTCTCTTCAGATCGACCGTAGGAGTGCCTAGATCATATTCAAGATCCGTTGTTTGGTGGTTTTTATAACAAGTAATAGCGGCAACGCTGGTGCATATAGTATTTATTGAATAGTTTGTTACTTCTTGGTaccagtttttattcattttactttcctgGAATTTCTCAGATTGTACCGATGTTGGTAAAAAGTGTTTTTGCTCTGTTATTTTCGCATATGTTTCCTTCCGCGCAGAGAAGACTTCTTGCGTAAATGTCCACGGCGTTTACTTTGCAGACGTCCGAACACTCAGTCTGTTCATTTTAACACATGCAAGGGTTCGACTATGAAAGATTAATACTTCTGTAACCATACATAAGAAAATGTATCTcatcgataaaaaaaatgaacaattcatTGAAATACATGTTCCAAATCTCTTGACAATGATACTTTTATATCAACATAATGCCATTTCCCAGTACACACTCACAATTAAGCACTGACTGCTTAATCGTGGATATGCTAATGGTCTGAGATTCTGATGCCCTGTGTCCTAAGGGGAAGGAGGGAATAGTGATGGGTCGTGAACCCCTTGCGGAAGAAAATGGTCACTAAAGTGGCTTATGAGCCTCTTTTTCTCGAGGCCAATAGCAACCACATACATCAGGTTAATATTTTTACGGAGGACTGCTCCCGTTGTGGTAGTAGGTGGTATGATCAGAATATTGCTGACATGGAAAGTTCCAAGTTTTTGGGACAGAAATATTTTGTACCTCGAGTCATAAATGCTCGTGGACTTCTTTGTAGGAGGAAATTTCTCCTAAATAAGCCTTTTCTCCTGAGGGAAGAGCAATCACAGGAACAGAAAATAACAGCATCCTTGCTGTTCTGCACAGCGTGAAAAACACTGAATGCAATTAGGAAGTattaggaagaaagaagagaaaaggtcaCTGAAAGGGATTAAAATTCAGTGGAACATGCTTTTAATTGCTCATCCCTCTTGCTTTTTCTCAGAAACACAGCGTAATTGTAGCATCCTCCAAAGGTGTACGAATTGGCAAAATGAAAAGTTCAACCGATTTTGTTAAAGACTAACGAAAGTAATCTTTCTTGAGAATTATctaccattcatatatatgtagtgcataaatatgtacattcatataacTGACCGTTATACTCCTGCACAATATTTACAACTCTAATAACTTGGGAGTATTGTAATCattacactgcaaaaaaaaacaatgattttaacATGTAtggaaaagtaataataacaaaaagtttGTTCGATTTCCACCTAGGCGAAAATACAAGGTAGTCCTCTAACGGGTAACAACAACGCAGGAAATGCGGTGTTATTCTTTAAGCATCCGCCATATTTTAACAATAACATCCATGGAAACACTCACATATACGACATTTGTGGAAATGCGTTCCagtaaaatcaagtgaaattttaaaaagttattggtCCAAGATATCAATCCTAAGACCGCTTATGAAATGTTCATTAGTCTCAACATTGTGTCTTTGATAACGACTATCGAGGGTGTCATCTGTCAGGAGTTCTCATTCATACGCAAACACCTGACCTCGTCTTGACCGAATCATTTGAATTTCCAAGTCATCGATATGCTTCTTGTTGATCACGAAGGGACCTGAGCAAAAACCACAAGAGGAAACTCGGTTTTGCTAGAAATTCTTCTTCTAGATACTTCATATCTATGGCTGCTATTATTTCCCGATCGATTGGTCTAAAAGCACAACGGAGGAAAAGCGTAAATAACACTCTTATTTCTCATTTTGTCATACAGTTAAATAACTGTTATGATGAGGTAGCTCTGTGTAACTAATGTGATATAATTCTTGATGTGAATATTACGTCATCTGGCATCTGTCAAAAGACTTCATGCGTCACTGGAACTGAACTTGCTTATCTCCAGGCACCAGTTAacgtgttttctctttttctatcttaTGAACGGCCTCGGAGCCAGTTGACTTTTAATAGTTTCCGTTGCAACCATATATGGAGTGTGACCAACCGGAAGACAGAAATTGGTTATTAGAAGAAGCCGCCTTTGCTGTAAGAGAAGGGCAACGGTGTGGCAGAATTATCCCAATGTTTGTCCTTCAAGAGAGTAATGGCCTCAGTTTTGTGGATCTTTCTTTGCCTTGATAAGAAAGAGGTTGATCTGGCTTTGAGATGACGTTACTTGGTGACACCTAATTCAGACTTGTGAGTTCGACACCAAGTGTTATGGAAACTTCCTAAATTTCTCAAAGCCAGAGATATGTGGATTTGTTATCATGAAGTTAGAGGGTAGGTGTGTGTCTAAAATCTTTTTGTTTGACTCTGAATTGAAAATATAGTGTTTTGAAAGACTGAACTGATGACTGGTCAGCTTGAGAGAGGAAATGATACAGCCGTCACCGCCtcaattattgtttatttggTAATTCGGAGATGAgccttctttataaaaaaaaactttcgcaaCAGGAATTGTCTCATATACTCAAAGAGAAGGCTAATTACGTCAGAGATGCTGAGACAATCTGGCCATTGAATTAAAATGTATAGTAAATGCATTCTCATGATACTTTGAGTATATGTTTCGACAAACACTTCGTGGACCTATTTCtcgctttttagtttttaattttcattttaaaatcatggTACGTCTTAATGTTTCCTTTGTCCCAGAACTGtatgaatgtaaaatgaataaatcgcAAATAACTTCTGACTCCATTGAAATAAAATCTCCAGGATAACTTTATATAAGAGCTGAATCAACTGAATCACCaacgaaaaataaagagaaaacggaAGCCTTTCAGTTAACCTCGCGGAAAATCAGTCTTCCAGTGCTTTGTCTGGAGAGGTTGTCCTGAGGCAGAGACTTAGCCTGCTTTTGCGAGCGGCAATTTTGTGGAGATAACTtggtgttttactattttttcgTTACAAGGGTTTCTAGGCGTTTACTAGATTTAGCAGGGTTTCAAAGATTTGGTTGTGTTCTACTTCGTATTAAGCATATCATTCATAACCCAAAATGCGTTTCTTTTGCATGTATTTCATTCAGTAATAGAACAAATGGATTGTAATGAACGTTTAACATAATTAACTAGATATCCATGTAAGCCCTGAAAGTgtaagaaaatgcataaaaaactaTAATGTTTTGTTCCTGACAAAATCCTCGTTCATCACTGGATCTTTGATCGGTATAGAACTAGCCGACTGCCCCTCAGCATGTCATCACCACTGCAGTGAACAAAGGTATGTATCAAGAACGATTAATGATGCATCCCTAATGAAGGAAAAACCGAGATCCTAAAGAGAATTTTACTCAGTACAATgtataaaaaacattaatatgaaaACTATTTGCACTGAGCcctttagattttatatattaccGGGCTGAGATATTTTCATGCAGATAGGACATTAATGTTACTATACATCAGAAAGACaccaattacatttatatttatatttatttattagaaaacgTCTCCCAGTTATCTGTTAGgtgattttgaaaatacaaaatatattaacaaaagttCAATGAGATATGtaataagaattatttatttgccGTCATAATTATGAGCCTAACAAACTAAAAGGTTTTGGTTCACAAAGCAAAATCAGGGTTTCATATTTCGATATATTATCGATAACGTCAAATATTCCAGAGTTTCAATCATATTTAATCGAATGACGACGTTACAATAATTAACTTTACTACTACCGtgtaaataataattcaatatgaTATGcttttacaatatattaatattttcagtcaATTTGACTTATCTAGAAATTACCATAAGTATTATTTTAATAACGATTCCATTTTAACGATAAAATATCCATCGAgccttacttttttcttcattaaatccaTCAGGAAATTCATGGTGGTTGCTCCAGCTAACAAGGACTTGACTCCTAATCACGTTGTCATCAAGCCAAAACCAAAAATTTGTAACTGTCATTTCTACCTCATAGCAAAAATGTCTCCTATACTGTTTGGTTGATATCAGTGAGGAATAATTAAGCATTTAAATTATGCAAACATAAATTGAAGACCTGCTGGAAACAGAAAGATAATACCCTCTGCAGCCTCATACTCTATAAtggataatgatgatattatatatacatacatacatatatatatatatatatatatatatatatatgcatatgtaatatatacagtatatactatacattaatatatatatatatatatatatatatatatatatatatatatatatatatatatatatatatatatatatatatatatatgcatatataatatatacagtatatactatacattaatatatatatatatatatatatatatatatatgcatatgtaatatatacagtatatactatacattaatatatatatatatatatatatatatatatatatatatatatatatgcaaacatttatacatacacaaatacatgtacatatgtatgatagaaaaataaagaaatatatatatatatatatatatgaatatatatatatatatatatatatatatatatacatatatatatatatatatatatatatatatatatatatatatatatatatatatatatatatatataatatataaaatgtttcctATTTAATCCGAGATGGTTATTGCACATCATCTTAGCTTTATAAATCTCAGGTTGTATACCGTTCTTTGCCCCATTGCGACACTCCGTAGTCAACTAAATAACTGGTACAATTTTTACCGTTCGATCAAATATAAGTTAGATTGGTTTTCAAGCGAAATAGCTTAAATGAAGATACCCAGCAATGaacacacacgctcacacgcacacacagacacacacacacacacacacacacacatatatatatatatatatatatatatatatatatatatatatatatatatatatatatatatatatatacatatatatttaatattttttttttttaatttatattcagaCTGAATTATGGCTGAACGTTTGGTGGTAGAATATCATGATATtaattgctattttgtttttaaaagattcAATCAAATTGTATAATTAGTTGAACGAAAGCAAAAACATTTGACATTctaggaaaagatcccagtaactTATGAAAGCTTATTATTCTGCTTTCGGGGCATGTGGTACGATGCCAGGACGTCCGGTGTGGGTAGGAGGCAGTCAGTTTTTCAGCAGGTTTTTAGGTAAATGAGTTGGTAACGGACGTTCCAGGGGATTTACTTAACATTGCTGCTGCCAAAAATATCGTTATTTACTGCTTCGTAATATACAAACCACTAATAACAGAACCCATTTCTTCAATTGTTTTGTATGTTTAAGTACAATACAAACGGGAATTAAAAAAGCAGTGAGAAAAACAATGCTTGAATCCCAAGATGGAGTAAGAAAAATGCTGAACATCAGGGTGTCTGGCATCTCCCATGATCCTCGATCTTCGGATATAAGCAGTCACAGGATCGTTGGTCTATACAGAACACACCGATTACCCTTCAGTGTAACATCAACACCACAGTGAGTTAAAGTAGGCAGGTAAAAGGCAGGCTCAGATATAGTTAAATTCAaaagttttgaatattcatgttttcaGGAAACGTTTCATCTCATAACAACGATATGTTCAAAATTTCCTCCGCCCTCTCATTATTGTGGCTTTAAGAATTTTCATACTTAAAGACTCTTGCAAATAGAAAAACGGAAACATTTCATTACAGAAGCTTAAGAGTCTTTGTCGAGatgtcatgaaaaatattttaggctTTTTGACCCCAGTTGCTTATGaccgttaggttaggttaggaattCTTTCCAGAGCATTTGAAAAGGCATAAGAAACTTGGGATAGCTACACaattagaaataatattttcaacatgATGTTGATTCCATTTTAAAGCTAAAGAAATTGTTCCAACGATAGACTTCTTTTCAATTTCCATTACAGCCAAGATGAAATTCCTAATTGTGGCCTCCTTCTGCGTTGCTGTGGCTCTTAGTCAGAACGTGATTCAGCCAAAACCAAGTGTTCGGAATTTGCCTGCTGAAGTCCGCCCAGGTTAGTATCTGTCAATAATACTTTAAAATGCATCGTTTTAACATGGAGAGTGATATCATTATCAGTAAAGTCCAATAATTTATTCAAGCAATAAATTTCTGTGCTATGGCATACAGGAAacaataatatgtaaaaaatttacaCCAGGAAATAGCATATGGTAATCTGTTATACTTatgattcattttctatttaaacAGAGGCTCAAGGTCAATGCTACGCAATCACAGCCAAAAAGGCCTTCCCAGTGGGCCAGTCTTGGCCCCTGACTCCCTTCTGTGGCAAAGCCACCTGCATTCAGCATGAAGGCAAACTCTTCGAAAAGGTGGAAGACTGTGGCGCTGTGCCCAAACCTTCTCCCGGCTGCAGAGTCAAGAACGAAGCCGACAAAGACAAGCCATACCCAGCTTGCTGCCCTGTGTACGAGTGCCAGGAAGGTGCCAGCCTCC
This genomic stretch from Macrobrachium rosenbergii isolate ZJJX-2024 chromosome 6, ASM4041242v1, whole genome shotgun sequence harbors:
- the LOC136839742 gene encoding uncharacterized protein; translated protein: MKFLIVASFCVAVALSQNVIQPKPSVRNLPAEVRPEAQGQCYAITAKKAFPVGQSWPLTPFCGKATCIQHEGKLFEKVEDCGAVPKPSPGCRVKNEADKDKPYPACCPVYECQEGASLQYPTEEEVKAAAQQAAKAAEGAQG